From the genome of Apodemus sylvaticus chromosome 3, mApoSyl1.1, whole genome shotgun sequence, one region includes:
- the LOC127680071 gene encoding olfactory receptor 2A12-like — protein MCQVTHEIMCLTASNMRMIPVQNQSWVSEFILLGFSSDPTTNSILFIVFLLIYLSSVLGNGLITMLVCLDTQLHTPMYFFLCVLSLLDMGYVTTTMPQMLVHLLAHSQTISFIGCWLQMFVFGALGMTECTFFVVMAYDRYVAICYPLRYTVILNWDLCIRLVTGTWICGLFSSFLHTFFTMSLPYCGPNRVNHYFCEGPSVRSLACMDTHLIEMVDFVLSVFVVVVPISLIVASYIHIAMAILKIKSTQGRCKAFSTCASHLTVVTFFYAPASYIYMRPNSSYSPERDKQISLFYNAFTALLNPVVYSLRNKDIKRAFLKVMGHGRLNW, from the coding sequence ATGTGTCAGGTGACACATGAAATAATGTGTCTTACAGCCTCCAACATGAGGATGATTCCAGTGCAGAACCAAAGTTGGGTGTCTGAGTTCATCCTGCTTGGCTTCTCCAGTGACCCCACGACCAACAGCATCCTCTTCATTGTCTTCCTTCTCATCTACCTGAGCTCAGTCCTGGGCAACGGGCTCATCACCATGCTGGTCTGCCTGGACACACAGCTGcacactcccatgtacttcttcctctgtgtcctctccCTGTTGGATATGGGCTATGTCACCACCACCATGCCCCAGATGTTGGTGCATCTTCTTGCTCACTCTCAGACCATCTCCTTCATTGGCTGCTGGCTGCAGATGTTTGTGTTTGGTGCCCTGGGTATGACTGAGTGCACCTTCTTTGTTGTCATGGCTTATGACAGGTATGTGGCCATTTGCTATCCACTGCGTTACACTGTCATCCTCAACTGGGACCTGTGCATAAGGTTGGTAACAGGGACATGGATCTgtggtttattttcttctttcttgcatACTTTCTTCACCATGAGTCTGCCATATTGTGGGCCCAACAGGGTCAACCACTACTTCTGTGAAGGTCCTTCAGTGCGCAGCTTGGCTTGCATGGATACTCACCTCATTGAGATGGTGGACTTTGTATTGAgtgtttttgtggttgttgttccAATCTCCCTCATTGTGGCCTCCTACATTCATATCGCCATGGCAATTCTCAAGATCAAGTCCACCCAGGGCCGCTGCAAGGCTTTCTCTACCTGTGCCTCCCACCTGACTGTGGTCACATTCTTCTATGCTCCAGCGTCTTACATCTACATGAGGCCCAACTCCAGCTACTCTCCTgagagagacaagcagatctcacTCTTTTACAATGCCTTCACAGCCTTACTCAATCCTGTGGTCTACAGTCTGAGGAACAAGGACATTAAGAGGGCATTTCTCAAGGTGATGGGACATGGTAGATTGAACTGGTGA
- the LOC127680072 gene encoding olfactory receptor 2A12-like, giving the protein MCQVKHRIMDSLTASIMQMNPGQNQSWVSEFILLGFSSDPTTNSILFIVFLLIYLSSVLGNGLIIMLVCLDTQLHTPMYFFLCVLSLLDMSDVTTTMPQMLVHLLAHSQTISFIGCWLQMYMFGALGITECTFFVVMAYDRYVAICYPLHYTVILTWGLCICLTSGTWVCGFFSSLLHTFFTMSLPYCGPNRVNHYFCEGPSVRSLACMDTHLIELVDFVLSVFVVVIPVSLIVTSYIHIAMAIIKIKSTQGQCKAFSTCASHLTVVTLFYIPASYVYMRPNSSYSPERDKQISLFYNVFTALLNPVVYSLRNKDIKRAFLKVMGHGRVDW; this is encoded by the coding sequence ATGTGTCAGGTGAAACATAGAATAATGGATTCTCTTACAGCCTCCATCATGCAGATGAATCCAGGGCAGAACCAAAGTTGGGTTTCTGAGTTCATCCTGCTTGGCTTCTCCAGTGACCCCACGACCAACAGCATCCTCTTCATTGTCTTCCTTCTCATCTACCTGAGCTCAGTCCTGGGCAACGGGCTCATCATCATGCTGGTCTGCCTGGACACACAGTTGcacactcccatgtacttcttcctctgtgtcctctccCTGTTGGATATGAGCGATGTCACCACCACCATGCCCCAGATGTTGGTGCATCTTCTTGCTCACTCTCAGACCATCTCCTTCATTGGCTGCTGGCTGCAGATGTATATGTTTGGTGCTCTGGGGATAACTGAGTGCACCTTCTTTGTTGTCATGGCTTATGACCGGTATGTGGCCATTTGCTATCCACTGCATTATACTGTTATCCTCACCTGGGGCCTGTGCATATGCTTGACATCAGGGACTTGGGtctgtggtttcttttcttctttattgcatACTTTCTTCACCATGAGTCTACCATATTGTGGGCCTAACAGGGTCAACCACTACTTCTGTGAAGGTCCTTCAGTACGTAGTTTGGCTTGCATGGATACCCACCTCATTGAGTTGGTGGACTTTGTATTGAGTGTTTTTGTGGTTGTTATTCCAGTTTCTCTCATTGTGACCTCCTACATTCATATTGCCATGGCAATTATCAAGATCAAATCCACCCAGGGCCAATGCAAGGCTTTCTCTACCTGTGCCTCCCACCTGACTGTGGTCACACTCTTCTATATTCCAGCCTCTTATGTCTACATGAGGCCCAACTCCAGCTACTCTCCTgagagagacaagcagatctcacTCTTTTACAATGTCTTCACAGCCTTGCTCAACCCTGTGGTCTACAGTCTGAGAAACAAAGATATCAAGAGGGCATTTCTCAAGGTGATGGGACATGGTAGGGTGGACTGGTGA